DNA from Onychomys torridus chromosome 1, mOncTor1.1, whole genome shotgun sequence:
CTGTCCTTAGTCACATCTGAGTGTTTCCTCCTCACGGTCATGGCCTGGGACCGCTTCCTGGCCATTTGCAGGCCTCTGCGTTATGGTGCCATCATGAGCTTGAAGCTGTGCCACCTGCTGGCTGCCACCTGCTGGCTCGCAGGATTACCAGTAGCTCTGACCCACACCATCTGGCTCTTTAACTTCCCCTTCTGTGGGCCACGGGGCATCCGGCACTATTTCTGTGACATAGCACCTCTGCTGAGCCTGGTGTGCGCAGACACCAGAGCCTTCGAGGCTAGTATGTTCATGGTCACAGTGTTAGTTATCATAGTTCCCTTCTGTCTTATAGCTACGTCCTACGTCATGATTCTGGTTGCTGTCCTTCAGATGCCATCAGCCTCTGGGAGACACAAGGCCCTGTCCACCTGTGCCTCCCACCTCATCGTGGTAATTCTGTTTTATGGCACAACGGGGGTCATCCACTTGCGCCCCAAGGCCAGCTACTCTCCTGAGAGCAAGCAAGTGGTATCCCTGTCTTACACCATGGTGACCCCCATGCTCAACCCTCTCATCTACAGCCTGCGGAACAAGGAGGTCAAGGCTGCCTTCGGGCGTGTCTTCATTCAGAGACGAGGAACCTTTATCCCCTGACCTCTATATGACTTCATTTACTCAATCCTTTGGGGATCATGTCTACCTTAGTGATCTTGAGGACCTCAATGCAGGAGTAAGTTAAACCTTTTCTGAAAGATTTTATTGTTGGGATGGCCCCGCTAGGAAATGTGGATGACATCACAACTCTCTAATGGCCCCTTGAACACAGTCTAAATTTCGACTGGCTCCTTGTGTTGAGTGGGTAGCATTCTGTTTCTCCACTGGCACAGAGACTGGATTGAAGTTCAAAAGCATGGTGATGGCATCTTTTCTGGGCAACTAGTATTGCCCttgcagcaaagaaaaacaaattttagcaaagaaaaaaaattaatgtttaatcTCCTACAAACCAACTGATTTAGGGTATGTTGTGATTTGAGTATCAAATTTGCCCACATGCTCATGTGTTTAAACACTTGGACCCCAGTGCAGTGCTGTTTTTGCAGTAGTGGAACGTATAGTAAGTGGACCAGGCAAAAGGAAGTGGGTCACTAAGAGTGAACCTCCATGTGTCATAGccaggccccacttcctgtttgcttcctgactgctgatgaATGTTTCATAATCCTGCCTCCATGCTTATCTGGCCACAGGGAACTGAACTTCATATGGTGTGCCAATTGGCCACTAagaacacttgttactcttgcagaggacagggttccattctcagcacctcTCTCTGTCGGCTCACTGCCTGTATTTGGAGTTGCAGGGGAATCTTACGCCCTCTTCCAGCTTCCCTGGACAATGCACACACACGGTGATCATACATAGTGGCCCACagacataatataaataaatatttcaaaacagcaaAACTGCGAGTCATAATACActcttcctcccaaagttgctttctttttcagGTATATAGATGTGGTGACAAGAAAGGCAACTAATACATGGCATGAGGCTATCCCATCTGAAGttaaaaatattcaaacataaacattacttttatgattttatttgtcaataaaaataagataaaatcgGGTTCCAAAAGATTAAATTGAGCCACAGTTATGCATTTCATGCTAAGACACATTACATTAAGAGACAAGGTGTCTAtcatggcacacatctttaatcccagcacacaggacacagaagcaggtggagctcaGTAGTTTGAAGCTAGTGTGAGTTGCAGGCCACTTAGAGttatagtgagactctgtgtataaaacaaaacaaaacacaaaggctGTTAAGATTAGAAAAGGCATCACAATGTGGGTGGTTTTATAGCTTGTCTTGG
Protein-coding regions in this window:
- the LOC118595864 gene encoding olfactory receptor 10A7-like, coding for MPPSWASPPWTNQSRSRELEFVLLGFSHVPSLRPMLAVFFLAAFLLTLLGNTLIIMLTSLDPGLRAPMYFFLRQLALVEICFSLDVAPRLLVTLLRPGRGMFPTSCALQLLLVLSLVTSECFLLTVMAWDRFLAICRPLRYGAIMSLKLCHLLAATCWLAGLPVALTHTIWLFNFPFCGPRGIRHYFCDIAPLLSLVCADTRAFEASMFMVTVLVIIVPFCLIATSYVMILVAVLQMPSASGRHKALSTCASHLIVVILFYGTTGVIHLRPKASYSPESKQVVSLSYTMVTPMLNPLIYSLRNKEVKAAFGRVFIQRRGTFIP